The proteins below come from a single Paraburkholderia flagellata genomic window:
- a CDS encoding transporter substrate-binding domain-containing protein, whose product MKKSAWWLFTLCLLLIAPATYGAAAEAVQQPQAAVAAPASASARTGGALRVAIAKVAPFVLPESAAPAGFSIDIWYEIARRMHVDFTWDRIATQPDLITVVQRGDADVAIAAITMTPEREKLVDFSLPYFDSGLQIMVRAKNDNSFVASLRSIPWFALGQFLAVAVVIVFILANLVWLMERRHDPNFDKPWLRGVGEGLWVTMLIIATGEHGERESAGLWKRVLVPAMWLIGVVLIAQFTATVTSFQTVARLQSNIRGPDDLPGKTIGTVPGTVAADYLAERGLPFVNVDSAADGFRMLMRGDVQAIVYDAPTLQYWAGRLGNGSLAVVGPIFRPAKYGIAVANGSPLRKTINETLLAMYEDGTYEQIYQKWFSASK is encoded by the coding sequence ATGAAGAAGTCGGCCTGGTGGCTGTTCACGCTCTGCCTGCTCCTGATTGCGCCTGCAACGTATGGCGCCGCCGCCGAGGCCGTGCAACAGCCTCAGGCGGCGGTCGCTGCGCCTGCGAGCGCTAGCGCCCGGACAGGCGGCGCGCTGCGGGTGGCGATTGCCAAGGTCGCCCCGTTCGTGTTGCCGGAGTCGGCGGCACCCGCAGGTTTCAGCATCGACATATGGTATGAGATCGCGCGTCGCATGCATGTCGATTTCACATGGGATCGCATCGCGACGCAGCCTGATCTGATCACCGTCGTCCAGCGCGGCGATGCGGACGTTGCCATCGCTGCGATCACCATGACACCGGAACGCGAAAAGCTCGTCGACTTCTCGCTGCCGTATTTCGATTCCGGCTTGCAGATCATGGTGCGCGCAAAAAATGACAATTCGTTCGTCGCGTCGCTGCGCTCGATTCCCTGGTTCGCCCTCGGACAATTCCTCGCTGTCGCCGTCGTGATCGTCTTCATTCTCGCCAATCTCGTCTGGCTGATGGAGCGCCGCCACGATCCGAACTTTGATAAGCCCTGGCTGCGCGGCGTTGGCGAAGGGCTTTGGGTGACCATGCTGATCATCGCGACAGGCGAGCATGGCGAGCGCGAGAGCGCCGGGCTGTGGAAAAGGGTGCTGGTGCCCGCGATGTGGCTGATCGGCGTGGTGCTGATCGCGCAGTTCACGGCGACCGTCACGTCATTTCAGACAGTGGCGCGATTGCAGTCGAACATTCGCGGACCGGATGATCTTCCCGGCAAGACGATCGGCACCGTGCCGGGCACGGTCGCCGCGGACTACCTCGCCGAGCGGGGCTTGCCATTCGTGAATGTCGACAGCGCCGCCGACGGCTTCCGGATGCTGATGCGCGGCGACGTGCAGGCCATCGTCTACGATGCGCCAACGCTGCAGTATTGGGCAGGACGGCTCGGCAACGGGTCACTCGCCGTCGTTGGACCGATATTCAGGCCTGCAAAGTATGGGATCGCCGTTGCGAACGGCAGTCCGCTGCGCAAGACCATCAACGAAACCCTGCTCGCGATGTACGAGGACGGAACCTATGAGCAGATCTACCAGAAGTGGTTTTCGGCGAGTAAATAG